Proteins encoded within one genomic window of Empedobacter falsenii:
- a CDS encoding nucleotidyltransferase family protein, which translates to MESKTLSLVILAGGMGSRYKGQKQIDPIGPSKETLMEYSIFDAFSCGIKHFVFIINDQLDVETKKYFQNLIEKNGGSAEFVLQTTYTSVPRGIYDTIEKREKPWGTGHALMITKNHLNNPFIVINADDFYGRKAFEKANELVQNEKITANTYGMVAYKLANTISENGSVSRGVCTVTNGHLENVVERTNIYSNENGEIVFEEDNNVLPLDGDTTVSMNFFVLHPSIFRKLEDKFEEFLHENASQLKAEFFLPKVVNDMIKEDQLEVIVEKSDDNWFGMTYPEDREVVVNSIHNLINDQKYPNSLWT; encoded by the coding sequence ATGGAATCTAAAACCTTATCATTAGTCATTTTAGCAGGTGGAATGGGAAGCCGCTACAAAGGACAAAAACAAATTGATCCAATTGGACCAAGTAAAGAAACGTTGATGGAATATTCAATTTTCGATGCTTTTTCTTGCGGAATAAAACATTTTGTATTCATTATTAATGATCAACTTGATGTTGAAACCAAAAAATATTTTCAAAATTTAATTGAAAAAAATGGAGGTTCAGCTGAGTTTGTTCTCCAAACAACGTATACTTCTGTTCCGAGAGGAATTTACGATACAATAGAAAAAAGAGAAAAACCTTGGGGAACGGGACATGCTTTAATGATTACAAAAAATCATTTAAATAATCCATTTATTGTGATTAATGCAGACGATTTTTATGGTCGTAAAGCATTTGAGAAAGCAAATGAATTGGTTCAAAACGAAAAAATTACAGCAAATACTTATGGTATGGTTGCGTACAAATTGGCCAATACGATTAGCGAAAATGGTTCTGTTTCTCGCGGAGTTTGTACAGTAACTAACGGTCATTTGGAGAATGTAGTAGAGCGTACAAATATCTATTCTAACGAGAATGGAGAAATTGTTTTCGAAGAAGATAATAACGTTTTACCATTAGATGGAGATACGACTGTATCGATGAATTTCTTCGTTTTACATCCTTCTATTTTTAGAAAATTAGAAGATAAATTTGAGGAATTTCTTCACGAAAATGCTTCTCAATTGAAAGCAGAATTTTTCTTGCCGAAAGTTGTAAATGATATGATCAAAGAAGATCAATTGGAAGTGATTGTAGAAAAATCGGATGACAATTGGTTCGGAATGACTTATCCAGAAGACAGAGAAGTTGTAGTAAATTCTATTCAC
- a CDS encoding Gfo/Idh/MocA family protein yields MDRRNFIKSTAAASTVALVSPDSLFDFSSKIDKVRVGIVGCGMRGQVHLDELLKRNDVEVVGIAEPDQRMIDRSNKIFAKYKKKPVEYFKGLDGYKKLYKNKKIHAVIIATPWEFHAEQTIAAMNAGKIVGLEVCGAMNLQECWDYVDTYEKTKVPVFMMENVCYRRDVMAIMNMVRKGMFGQIVHGQGGYQHDLRNVLFNDGKQPYGGGVEFGDKGFSEAAWRTNHYVKRNAELYPTHGLGPIGTMMDVNRGNRITHLTSMASQQAGLTDYIVKNGGADHPNAKVKFKQGDIVQTMLKCENGETILLTHDTSLQRPYNLGFRIQGTDGIWQDIGSGGFSQGFIYFEDEMKHSHKWASSEDHLKTYDHPYWKKYETQAEGAGHGGMDFFLMNDFIECIKANKEFPFDVYDLATWYAVTPLSEKSIEGNGASQEMPDFTRGKYKTRKPVFGTEDYGI; encoded by the coding sequence ATGGACAGAAGAAATTTTATTAAATCGACTGCTGCAGCATCTACGGTAGCATTAGTATCACCAGATTCATTATTTGATTTTTCATCAAAAATTGATAAAGTGAGAGTAGGAATTGTTGGCTGTGGAATGAGAGGACAGGTACATTTAGATGAATTGTTAAAAAGAAATGATGTAGAAGTCGTTGGGATCGCTGAACCAGATCAACGAATGATTGATCGTTCGAACAAAATTTTTGCGAAATACAAGAAAAAACCTGTAGAGTATTTTAAAGGTTTAGATGGATATAAAAAATTATATAAGAATAAGAAAATTCATGCTGTAATTATAGCTACGCCATGGGAGTTTCATGCTGAGCAAACAATTGCAGCAATGAATGCTGGTAAAATTGTTGGTTTAGAAGTGTGTGGAGCAATGAATTTGCAAGAATGTTGGGATTACGTAGATACCTATGAAAAAACCAAAGTTCCTGTATTTATGATGGAGAATGTTTGTTACCGTCGCGATGTGATGGCTATAATGAATATGGTTCGTAAAGGAATGTTTGGTCAAATTGTTCATGGACAAGGTGGTTACCAACACGATTTAAGAAATGTATTATTCAATGATGGTAAACAACCTTATGGTGGTGGAGTTGAATTTGGAGACAAAGGTTTCTCTGAAGCTGCTTGGCGTACAAATCATTATGTAAAACGTAATGCAGAATTATATCCAACGCATGGTTTAGGACCAATTGGTACAATGATGGATGTTAACCGTGGAAATAGAATTACACACTTAACTTCTATGGCTTCTCAACAAGCAGGTTTAACTGATTATATCGTGAAGAATGGAGGTGCAGATCATCCAAATGCAAAGGTTAAATTTAAACAAGGAGATATTGTTCAAACAATGTTAAAATGTGAGAACGGAGAAACAATCCTATTAACACATGATACATCTTTACAGCGTCCATATAACTTAGGTTTCCGTATTCAAGGAACTGATGGTATTTGGCAAGATATCGGTTCTGGAGGATTTAGTCAAGGTTTCATTTATTTCGAAGATGAAATGAAACATTCTCACAAATGGGCGAGTTCAGAAGATCATTTAAAAACTTACGATCACCCATATTGGAAAAAATACGAAACTCAAGCAGAAGGAGCAGGACACGGAGGAATGGATTTCTTCTTAATGAATGATTTTATCGAGTGTATTAAAGCAAACAAAGAATTCCCATTCGATGTATACGATTTAGCAACTTGGTATGCAGTAACACCATTAAGTGAAAAATCTATCGAAGGAAATGGTGCTTCTCAAGAAATGCCAGATTTTACAAGAGGAAAATATAAAACAAGAAAACCAGTTTTTGGTACAGAAGATTATGGAATCTAA
- a CDS encoding ChaN family lipoprotein translates to MRTILYTLLIVLTIQAKAQNGKIYQIYNQQEKKVDFDKMIKELAKYDVVLFGEHHNNAVNHWLQLQTTKELYKIKGNQLILGAEMFERHQQNDLTNYLKGKTTDEEFQKSTKLWNNYKTDYKPLVDFAKEKNLDFIATNVTRKYASYVAKNGLESLDTISNNEKAYIAKLPITIDYDAPGYPEMIRMMGDHAGVKAKQFVAAQATKDATMSESILNNLKKNNLFIHYNGDYHSKNYGGIYWYLKYFRPELKIAVIEILESEDLNEKLSAIKSKNENVTTTEFIIVIPKDSPKTY, encoded by the coding sequence ATGAGAACGATACTTTATACCTTATTAATTGTACTTACAATTCAGGCTAAAGCGCAAAACGGAAAAATTTATCAAATTTATAATCAACAAGAAAAGAAGGTTGATTTTGATAAAATGATTAAAGAATTAGCGAAATATGATGTGGTTTTATTTGGCGAACATCATAATAATGCAGTAAATCATTGGTTGCAATTGCAAACGACAAAAGAATTGTATAAGATAAAAGGAAATCAATTGATACTCGGAGCAGAAATGTTCGAGCGTCATCAACAAAATGATTTAACGAATTATTTGAAAGGTAAAACGACGGATGAAGAATTTCAAAAGAGTACAAAGCTTTGGAATAATTACAAAACAGATTATAAACCGCTTGTAGATTTTGCAAAAGAGAAGAATTTAGATTTTATAGCGACTAATGTAACGCGCAAATATGCTTCGTATGTTGCTAAGAATGGGCTTGAATCTTTGGATACTATTTCTAACAATGAGAAAGCTTATATTGCGAAACTTCCTATTACCATAGATTATGATGCGCCTGGTTATCCTGAAATGATAAGAATGATGGGAGATCACGCTGGAGTGAAGGCAAAACAGTTTGTTGCAGCACAAGCTACAAAGGATGCTACTATGTCAGAATCAATTTTGAATAATTTGAAGAAAAATAATCTATTTATTCATTACAATGGTGATTATCATTCTAAAAATTATGGCGGAATTTATTGGTATTTGAAATATTTTCGACCTGAGCTCAAAATCGCTGTAATTGAAATTCTAGAAAGTGAAGATTTAAATGAAAAATTATCTGCAATTAAATCAAAAAACGAAAATGTTACTACGACAGAATTTATTATAGTAATTCCTAAGGATTCGCCTAAAACCTACTAA
- a CDS encoding ABC transporter ATP-binding protein, with product MNKVLEINQLTKKFGSFTAVNNVTFSVEKGNVYGLLGPNGSGKSTTLGMILNVINPTAGSWKWFDKEPDNDSLKKIGAIIESPKFYPYLSAEKNLEIVADIKEVNYAKIDEKLELVGLLSRKKDKFQQYSLGMKQRLAIAAALLNDPEVLILDEPTNGLDPQGIIQIRELIIKIAQQGTTIILASHLLDEVEKVCSHVVVLNQGKMLYAGSVDQMNSSFGSIEVAAQNMESLEYTLKTFSFVSKVTKENNKLFAVLSEEKDPAEINKMLYEQGIIVNHLVKRKESLEQQFFQLIQKQN from the coding sequence ATGAATAAAGTTCTTGAAATTAATCAACTTACAAAAAAATTTGGCAGTTTTACAGCGGTCAACAATGTCACTTTTTCGGTAGAAAAAGGAAACGTTTATGGATTACTTGGTCCAAACGGAAGTGGAAAATCGACAACATTAGGAATGATTCTTAATGTGATCAATCCTACAGCGGGTTCATGGAAATGGTTCGATAAGGAACCAGATAACGATTCGTTGAAAAAAATTGGAGCAATTATCGAAAGTCCAAAATTCTATCCTTATTTATCAGCAGAAAAAAATCTTGAAATTGTTGCGGATATTAAAGAAGTTAATTACGCAAAAATTGACGAAAAGCTTGAATTAGTCGGATTACTTTCTCGTAAAAAAGATAAATTTCAACAATATTCGTTGGGAATGAAGCAACGTTTGGCTATTGCGGCTGCGTTGTTAAATGATCCTGAAGTGTTGATTTTAGACGAACCTACAAATGGTTTAGATCCGCAAGGAATTATTCAGATTCGTGAATTGATTATTAAAATTGCACAACAAGGCACAACAATTATTTTAGCAAGCCATTTATTGGACGAAGTAGAAAAAGTATGTTCGCATGTGGTGGTTCTTAATCAAGGTAAAATGCTTTATGCGGGTTCTGTAGATCAAATGAATTCGAGTTTTGGAAGCATTGAAGTTGCTGCGCAAAATATGGAAAGTTTGGAATATACATTAAAAACGTTCTCATTCGTTTCGAAAGTTACCAAAGAGAATAACAAACTTTTTGCTGTTTTATCAGAAGAAAAAGATCCTGCAGAAATCAACAAAATGCTTTATGAACAAGGGATTATCGTAAATCATTTGGTAAAACGTAAAGAATCTTTAGAACAACAATTTTTCCAATTAATCCAAAAACAGAACTAA
- a CDS encoding ABC transporter permease, with translation MKRLFSIEWNKLFYNKGTRIFIILYFVMILLMGITLPNFKPNMNGIEVDLIKLGALEFPVIWHNITWLIGFGKFFLAIIVINNITNEYSFGTFKQNTIDGLSKTEFLNTKVLMNVVITLISTFLVGVLVFALGSIFSEKFDFVNGIEFLGGYFVEIFAYIVFAMFLSFLLKKSAFAILSLIVLNIIESVAKVVEFLVRFGKNPPKNPEEIKILTNYLPLNSNGKIVDYPSVDIQKAIMEGKLFVADHLQWEYFAANVFYIILFLGLSLLIIKKRDL, from the coding sequence ATGAAAAGATTATTTAGCATAGAATGGAATAAATTATTCTACAACAAAGGAACACGAATTTTCATTATTTTATACTTCGTGATGATTCTGTTAATGGGAATTACGTTGCCAAATTTCAAACCAAATATGAATGGAATTGAAGTTGATTTAATCAAATTGGGAGCATTAGAGTTTCCTGTAATTTGGCATAATATTACGTGGTTAATTGGTTTTGGAAAATTCTTTTTAGCTATTATTGTCATTAATAATATTACCAACGAATATTCTTTCGGAACTTTCAAACAAAATACAATTGATGGTTTATCGAAAACAGAGTTTCTTAACACTAAAGTTTTGATGAACGTTGTGATAACATTGATTTCTACATTTTTAGTTGGCGTTTTAGTTTTTGCATTAGGTTCTATTTTTAGCGAAAAATTTGATTTTGTAAACGGAATTGAATTCTTAGGTGGATATTTCGTCGAAATCTTCGCTTACATTGTTTTCGCCATGTTTTTATCATTTTTATTAAAGAAAAGTGCTTTTGCGATTTTATCTTTAATTGTTTTGAATATTATAGAATCTGTTGCTAAAGTTGTTGAATTTTTAGTGCGTTTTGGTAAAAATCCTCCAAAAAATCCTGAAGAAATTAAAATCTTAACTAATTATTTACCACTAAACTCAAACGGAAAAATAGTTGATTATCCTTCTGTAGATATACAAAAAGCGATTATGGAAGGAAAATTATTTGTTGCGGATCATTTACAATGGGAATATTTTGCTGCAAATGTTTTCTACATCATTTTATTTCTTGGTTTATCCTTATTAATTATCAAGAAAAGAGATTTATAA
- a CDS encoding DHH family phosphoesterase, with translation MQMTNFEELKTLLKSTPKKIAILPHKNPDGDAIGSTLAMYHYLNKLGHTCNIVSPNDFPKFLKWMPSAKDIVIADYRPKVAEAIIHQAELIFILDFNTVKRIDDLGNWVERSKAPKILIDHHREPDTFDFMYSDIEMPATCQMVYNFIEAMNDLDKIDKGIAECIYTGIMTDTGGFRFRNTSADTHRIVAELIDKGVEVDKVTSYVNDSQTQGRLKLLSLTLNNLTFLPEHRTAFMFLKREDLLANGFQKGDTEGFVNYGLSVENFIFSVIFIEDTHHNFIKISLRSKGDFDVNEFSRKHFNGGGHMNAAGGRSDMNMEETIAYFQSLLPEYQEKLASIVI, from the coding sequence ATGCAAATGACAAATTTCGAAGAGTTAAAAACTCTTTTAAAATCAACACCAAAGAAAATTGCAATTCTACCGCACAAAAATCCTGATGGAGATGCGATAGGTTCTACATTGGCGATGTATCATTATTTGAATAAATTGGGACACACGTGTAACATTGTTTCACCAAACGATTTTCCGAAGTTCCTAAAATGGATGCCTTCAGCAAAAGATATTGTAATTGCAGATTACCGACCAAAAGTTGCCGAAGCAATTATACATCAAGCTGAGTTGATTTTTATCTTAGATTTTAATACTGTAAAACGAATTGATGACTTAGGAAACTGGGTTGAACGTTCGAAAGCGCCAAAAATATTAATCGATCATCACCGCGAACCAGATACATTTGATTTTATGTATTCGGATATCGAAATGCCAGCGACTTGTCAAATGGTTTATAATTTTATCGAAGCGATGAATGATTTGGATAAAATTGACAAAGGCATTGCTGAATGTATTTATACTGGAATAATGACGGATACAGGTGGATTCCGTTTTCGTAATACATCGGCAGATACGCACAGAATTGTGGCAGAATTGATTGATAAAGGTGTAGAAGTTGACAAAGTGACTTCGTATGTTAACGATTCGCAAACGCAAGGACGTTTAAAATTGTTATCATTAACCCTAAATAATCTAACTTTTTTACCAGAACATCGTACAGCTTTCATGTTCTTAAAACGCGAAGATTTATTAGCAAATGGTTTTCAAAAAGGAGATACAGAAGGTTTTGTAAATTATGGTTTGAGTGTAGAGAATTTTATCTTTTCTGTAATTTTTATTGAAGATACACATCATAATTTCATTAAAATTTCGTTACGTTCTAAAGGTGATTTTGATGTGAATGAATTTTCTCGCAAACATTTTAATGGCGGTGGTCATATGAATGCGGCTGGAGGTCGTTCGGATATGAATATGGAAGAAACAATTGCTTATTTCCAATCACTTTTACCAGAATATCAAGAAAAATTAGCTAGTATCGTTATCTAA
- a CDS encoding FKBP-type peptidyl-prolyl cis-trans isomerase, with product MKKVILFTFAVFALMSCDQKVIQYPVSYSNDDFMKRSQERGKLLHQEELQWFDDYMKTSDLKFVKTSSGFWISNSGQRTAQTANNGDYIEFEYQVTDIENNILYSFNDNKIQKIILGKADIVRGLQAGLQLIPEGETAKLLLPSFLAYGGYGDTQKIAPDSPIIMDVKVLKIKKH from the coding sequence ATGAAAAAAGTTATTTTATTCACTTTCGCTGTTTTTGCGTTAATGAGTTGTGATCAAAAAGTGATACAATATCCCGTTTCATATTCTAATGATGATTTTATGAAACGTTCGCAAGAGCGTGGAAAATTATTGCATCAAGAAGAATTGCAATGGTTTGATGATTATATGAAAACATCTGACCTAAAATTTGTTAAAACGAGTTCGGGTTTTTGGATTTCGAATAGTGGTCAACGAACAGCTCAAACAGCTAATAATGGAGATTATATCGAATTTGAATATCAAGTAACTGATATCGAAAACAACATTTTATATTCGTTTAACGATAATAAAATTCAGAAAATAATTTTAGGAAAAGCTGATATTGTGAGAGGTTTACAAGCTGGTTTACAATTAATTCCTGAAGGTGAAACTGCTAAATTATTGTTACCTTCGTTTTTAGCTTATGGAGGTTATGGCGATACGCAAAAAATTGCGCCAGACTCGCCTATTATTATGGATGTAAAAGTTTTGAAAATAAAAAAACACTAA
- a CDS encoding peptidylprolyl isomerase has translation MRKILLILTVITTLVSCGVKIPKSMSKEEFKSLEDGLYAKMTTNHGAMTIKLYEEEAPMTVANFVGLAEGTKENKAKAKGVPFYDGIIFHRVIKDFMIQGGDPDGIGTGGPGYDFEDEFEPTLKHDKKGVLSMANSGPATNGSQFFITEVPTPWLDGRHTIFGQVVEGLDVVDSIANVEKTPSDKPVVPVVIEKVEIARKGDKYAKYNGAEAFEAAKANHAKKQAEAEAKAKAEKDAEIARQKELEAKAQSTPSGLKYVILEEGNGAKPVQGDPIQVHYTLRLNDGEKLDSSYDRNQPLDATVGVTGLIQGWMEALTMFNRGSKVFLIIPAELGYGSRGAGGVVPPNATLYFDMEVLDK, from the coding sequence ATGAGAAAAATATTATTAATCTTAACTGTCATCACTACCCTTGTTAGTTGTGGCGTTAAAATTCCAAAATCGATGAGTAAAGAAGAATTTAAAAGTTTAGAAGACGGATTGTATGCAAAAATGACAACAAATCATGGTGCAATGACAATCAAATTATACGAAGAAGAAGCGCCAATGACGGTTGCTAACTTTGTTGGATTAGCAGAAGGTACAAAAGAAAATAAAGCAAAAGCAAAAGGAGTTCCTTTTTATGATGGAATCATTTTTCACCGTGTGATCAAAGATTTCATGATTCAAGGTGGAGATCCAGACGGAATTGGTACAGGTGGACCTGGTTACGATTTCGAAGATGAGTTTGAACCAACTTTAAAACACGATAAAAAAGGTGTTTTATCTATGGCAAATTCAGGACCAGCTACAAACGGTTCTCAATTCTTCATCACAGAAGTTCCTACACCATGGTTAGACGGACGTCACACTATTTTCGGACAAGTTGTAGAAGGTTTAGATGTAGTTGATTCTATTGCAAATGTAGAAAAAACGCCAAGTGATAAACCAGTTGTTCCAGTTGTAATTGAGAAAGTAGAAATCGCTCGTAAAGGTGATAAATATGCTAAATACAACGGAGCTGAAGCATTTGAAGCTGCAAAAGCAAATCACGCAAAAAAACAAGCTGAAGCTGAAGCGAAAGCAAAAGCTGAAAAAGATGCAGAAATTGCTCGTCAAAAAGAATTAGAAGCAAAAGCTCAATCAACTCCTTCTGGATTAAAATATGTAATTTTAGAAGAAGGTAACGGAGCAAAACCAGTTCAAGGAGATCCAATTCAAGTACATTATACTTTACGTTTAAACGATGGTGAAAAATTAGATTCTTCTTACGATCGCAATCAACCATTAGACGCTACAGTTGGTGTAACAGGATTAATCCAAGGTTGGATGGAAGCATTAACAATGTTCAACAGAGGTTCTAAAGTTTTCTTAATTATCCCTGCTGAATTAGGTTACGGATCAAGAGGTGCTGGAGGTGTTGTACCACCAAATGCAACTTTATATTTTGATATGGAAGTTTTAGATAAATAA